In Micromonospora purpureochromogenes, a single window of DNA contains:
- a CDS encoding PP2C family protein-serine/threonine phosphatase — MAGPSVAPYPQGGLGPNPNLPPGERLRVLLVEDDEGDAFLVSELLAETNSMIDLLIATSLSEARQRVAGVDCVLLDLGLPDAQGLDGLRKVLEMSSGAAVCVLTGRSDEHLGIVAVAEGAQDYLVKGQVDGVLLTRALRYAVERKRADENARRLREVELRQAESARLERGLLPQPLMSTDEVSVHTFYRPGRHAALIGGDFFDVVQTRPDRVDLIVGDVCGHGVDEAALGVELRVAWRALILAGVADDDVLPALEQVLMSERRLQEIFATVATVRLDLDGNRATVRLAGHPPPLLLSGGKVAPVPARGGLLLGVRPRRPVAFDLEFDTDDWSLLMYTDGLIEGRVGDGDDRLDVPGLAGLLEEPANQAVPLAELPAWLVGRAEQINGGPLADDVAMLLVTRGGGR; from the coding sequence ATGGCCGGTCCCTCCGTGGCGCCGTACCCGCAGGGGGGCCTCGGGCCGAACCCCAACCTGCCGCCCGGCGAGCGGCTGCGGGTTCTGCTGGTCGAGGACGACGAGGGCGACGCCTTCCTGGTGAGTGAGCTGCTCGCCGAGACCAACTCCATGATCGACCTGCTGATCGCCACCAGCCTCAGCGAGGCCCGGCAGCGGGTGGCCGGCGTCGACTGCGTGCTGCTCGACCTCGGGCTGCCCGACGCCCAGGGCCTGGACGGCCTGCGCAAGGTGCTGGAGATGTCCAGCGGCGCGGCGGTCTGCGTGCTGACCGGCCGCTCAGACGAGCACCTGGGCATCGTCGCGGTCGCCGAGGGCGCCCAGGACTACCTGGTCAAGGGGCAGGTCGACGGCGTCCTGCTGACCCGCGCGCTGCGCTACGCGGTGGAACGCAAGCGGGCCGACGAGAACGCCCGGCGGCTGCGCGAGGTCGAGCTGCGCCAGGCCGAGTCCGCCCGCCTGGAGCGCGGCCTGCTGCCCCAGCCGCTGATGAGCACCGACGAGGTGTCGGTGCACACCTTCTACCGTCCCGGCCGGCACGCCGCCCTGATCGGTGGGGATTTCTTCGATGTCGTGCAGACCCGGCCCGACCGGGTCGACCTGATCGTCGGCGACGTCTGCGGGCACGGTGTGGACGAGGCCGCGCTCGGTGTCGAGTTGCGGGTCGCCTGGCGGGCGCTGATCCTGGCCGGGGTCGCCGACGACGATGTGCTGCCCGCCCTGGAACAGGTGCTGATGAGCGAGCGCCGCCTTCAGGAGATCTTCGCCACCGTCGCCACGGTCCGGCTGGACCTGGACGGCAACCGGGCCACCGTCCGGCTGGCCGGACACCCGCCGCCGCTGCTGCTCTCCGGGGGCAAGGTCGCGCCGGTCCCGGCGCGCGGTGGCCTGCTCCTCGGGGTACGACCCCGCCGACCCGTAGCGTTCGACCTGGAGTTCGACACCGATGACTGGTCCCTGTTGATGTACACCGACGGCCTGATCGAGGGACGGGTGGGCGACGGCGACGACCGGTTGGACGTGCCGGGGCTGGCCGGCCTGCTGGAGGAGCCGGCCAACCAGGCGGTGCCGCTGGCCGAGCTGCCGGCCTGGCTGGTCGGCCGGGCCGAGCAGATCAACGGTGGTCCCCTCGCCGACGACGTCGCCATGCTGCTGGTCACTCGCGGCGGTGGCCGGTGA
- a CDS encoding sensor histidine kinase, with protein sequence MNSYRPGWTLRRRVSLLLTVVVVLLLGLAAAEAALATKTRQNMDAVLVKTGPLRVQGQELLNALLDQETAVRGYAVSADRADLAPYDSGLQQERDTVSKMNALIGDYPDIQRALAVVEQQAADWRSAVAQPVITTTERDGTVASQALITDQARQQFDGIRASAGALQAEILDERQRTADKVYQSSNILVVLLIVAAVVVAVAGSVLLLSLDRMVIKPLTGLAEQVREVAEGDYQHRITGSGPPEFQQLAGDVDAMRQKIARELAEVREARESIEWVNSQLQKQAEELTRSNRDLEQFAYVASHDLQEPLRKVASFCQLLQRRYAGQLDERADQYIAFAVDGAQRMQRLINDLLAFSRIGRLTTGFTEVDLDKVMGDVAGQTEAARQYADAELTWDEMPVIRGEEPLLTNLLANLVSNSIKFRRPDVTPKVHVSARLVDDDWEITCQDNGIGIEPEFADKIFVIFQRLHAKDAYPGTGIGLAIVKKIVEYHGGRVWVDTATDEGTAIRFTLPALPEDVEAARAAAEAEAARAAAEAEAARAAAEAEAVTDEEPARDDPTAVVDTDADGEPETSAPTVGRQPDGPAGADTPEAAPEHGTTGGMKETVR encoded by the coding sequence GTGAATTCGTACCGCCCGGGGTGGACGCTGCGCCGGCGGGTGAGTTTGCTGCTCACCGTGGTCGTGGTGCTGCTGCTCGGGCTCGCCGCGGCCGAGGCCGCGCTGGCCACCAAGACCCGGCAGAACATGGACGCGGTGCTGGTGAAGACCGGTCCGCTGCGGGTGCAGGGCCAGGAACTGCTCAACGCCCTGCTCGACCAGGAGACCGCCGTCCGGGGGTACGCGGTCAGCGCCGACCGCGCCGACCTCGCCCCGTACGACAGCGGCCTCCAGCAGGAGCGGGACACCGTCAGCAAGATGAACGCGCTGATCGGTGACTATCCGGACATCCAGCGGGCGTTGGCGGTGGTGGAGCAGCAGGCGGCCGACTGGCGCAGCGCCGTCGCCCAGCCGGTGATCACCACGACCGAGCGGGACGGCACGGTGGCCAGCCAGGCGCTCATCACCGACCAGGCGCGGCAGCAGTTCGACGGGATCCGGGCCTCGGCCGGCGCGCTGCAGGCCGAGATCCTCGACGAGCGGCAGCGTACGGCGGACAAGGTCTACCAGAGCAGCAACATCCTGGTGGTCCTGCTGATCGTCGCGGCGGTGGTGGTGGCGGTGGCCGGCTCGGTGCTGCTGCTGTCGCTGGACCGGATGGTGATCAAGCCGCTGACCGGGCTGGCCGAGCAGGTACGGGAGGTCGCCGAGGGCGACTACCAGCACCGCATCACCGGGTCCGGCCCACCGGAGTTCCAACAGCTCGCCGGCGACGTGGACGCGATGCGGCAGAAGATCGCCCGGGAACTCGCCGAGGTGCGCGAGGCGCGCGAGAGCATCGAGTGGGTCAACAGCCAGCTCCAGAAGCAGGCCGAGGAGCTGACCCGCTCCAACCGCGACCTGGAGCAGTTCGCGTACGTGGCCTCGCACGACCTGCAGGAGCCGCTGCGCAAGGTGGCGAGCTTCTGCCAACTGCTGCAGCGCCGCTACGCCGGCCAGCTCGACGAGCGGGCCGACCAGTACATCGCCTTCGCCGTCGACGGCGCGCAGCGGATGCAGCGCCTGATCAACGACCTGCTGGCCTTCTCCCGGATCGGCCGGCTCACCACCGGCTTCACCGAGGTCGACCTCGACAAGGTGATGGGCGACGTGGCCGGGCAGACCGAGGCCGCCCGCCAGTACGCCGACGCCGAGCTGACCTGGGACGAGATGCCGGTGATCCGCGGCGAGGAACCGCTGCTGACCAACCTGCTGGCCAACCTCGTCAGCAACTCGATCAAGTTCCGCCGCCCGGATGTCACGCCGAAGGTGCACGTCTCCGCCCGGCTCGTCGACGACGACTGGGAGATCACCTGCCAGGACAACGGCATCGGGATCGAGCCGGAGTTCGCCGACAAGATCTTCGTGATCTTCCAGCGGCTCCACGCCAAGGACGCGTACCCGGGTACCGGCATCGGCCTGGCGATCGTCAAGAAGATCGTGGAGTACCACGGTGGCCGGGTCTGGGTGGACACCGCCACCGACGAGGGCACCGCGATCCGCTTCACCCTGCCGGCGCTGCCCGAGGACGTCGAGGCGGCCCGCGCGGCGGCGGAGGCCGAGGCGGCCCGCGCGGCGGCGGAGGCCGAGGCGGCCCGCGCGGCGGCGGAGGCCGAGGCGGTCACCGACGAGGAGCCGGCCCGGGACGACCCGACAGCGGTGGTCGACACCGACGCCGACGGTGAGCCGGAGACCTCCGCGCCGACCGTGGGCCGGCAGCCGGACGGCCCGGCGGGCGCAGACACGCCCGAGGCGGCGCCGGAGCACGGTACAACGGGTGGCATGAAGGAGACGGTGAGATGA
- a CDS encoding response regulator encodes MTAPADGKSPIEVLLVEDDPGDVLMTQEAFEEHKLRNRLTVVSDGAEALAYLRREGPYGDAVTPDLILLDLNLPRRDGRAVLEEIKEDEQLRRIPVVVLTTSQADEDILRSYQLHANAYVTKPVDFERFISVVRQIDEFFVSVVKLPPRG; translated from the coding sequence ATGACCGCGCCAGCGGACGGCAAGAGCCCGATCGAGGTCCTGCTGGTCGAGGACGACCCGGGTGACGTGTTGATGACGCAGGAGGCGTTCGAGGAGCACAAGCTGCGCAACCGGCTCACCGTCGTCTCCGACGGCGCCGAGGCGCTGGCCTACCTGCGCCGCGAGGGCCCGTACGGCGACGCGGTGACGCCGGACCTGATCCTGCTCGATCTGAACCTGCCCCGCCGGGACGGCCGCGCGGTGCTGGAGGAGATCAAGGAGGACGAGCAGCTCCGCCGCATCCCGGTCGTGGTGCTCACCACCTCTCAGGCCGACGAGGACATCCTGCGCAGCTACCAGCTGCACGCCAACGCCTACGTGACCAAGCCGGTCGACTTCGAGCGTTTCATCTCGGTGGTCCGGCAGATCGACGAGTTCTTCGTCAGCGTGGTCAAGCTCCCGCCGCGTGGCTGA
- a CDS encoding inositol monophosphatase family protein, which yields MADRLRDDVGELLRETAAEVVLPLFRRLDDGDVAEKAPGDLVTVADRRAEEKISAALRRLRPGSVVVGEEAVADDPSLLRHLRGDGDVWVVDPVDGTGNFAAGRRPFALMVALLTDGELAAAWVLDPLAETLAVAVAGEGTLLDGRPVRTADGVPPLGALRGTAMTRFLPPEARRTAEAGGARIGELLVGQHCAGREYLDLLTGDQQFVLFWRTLPWDHAPGVLLVREAGGVARRFDGAEYHPADDDKGLLVAADERTWHEVRDALLGG from the coding sequence GTGGCTGACCGGCTGCGGGACGACGTCGGCGAGCTGCTGCGGGAGACCGCGGCCGAGGTCGTGCTGCCCCTGTTCCGCCGGCTGGACGACGGCGACGTCGCCGAGAAGGCCCCCGGCGACCTGGTCACGGTGGCCGACCGGCGGGCGGAGGAGAAGATCTCCGCCGCGCTGCGCCGGCTGCGGCCGGGTTCGGTCGTCGTCGGCGAGGAGGCGGTCGCCGACGACCCGTCCCTGCTGCGCCACCTGCGCGGCGACGGCGACGTCTGGGTGGTCGACCCGGTCGACGGCACCGGCAACTTCGCCGCCGGCCGACGCCCGTTCGCGCTGATGGTCGCGCTGCTCACCGACGGCGAGCTGGCCGCCGCCTGGGTGCTCGACCCGCTGGCGGAGACGCTGGCGGTGGCCGTCGCCGGAGAGGGCACCCTGCTCGACGGCCGGCCGGTGCGCACCGCCGACGGCGTACCGCCGCTCGGCGCGTTGCGCGGCACCGCGATGACCCGGTTCCTGCCGCCGGAGGCCCGGCGGACCGCCGAGGCGGGCGGGGCGCGGATCGGCGAACTGCTGGTCGGGCAGCACTGCGCCGGGCGGGAGTACCTCGACCTGCTCACCGGCGACCAGCAGTTCGTGCTCTTCTGGCGGACCCTGCCCTGGGACCACGCCCCCGGGGTGCTGCTGGTGCGGGAGGCCGGCGGGGTGGCCCGCCGGTTCGACGGCGCCGAGTACCACCCGGCCGACGACGACAAGGGGTTGCTGGTCGCGGCCGACGAGCGGACCTGGCACGAGGTCCGCGACGCCCTCCTCGGCGGCTGA
- a CDS encoding coiled-coil domain-containing protein, whose protein sequence is MLAVVALLLGAGAVPAAAEPNEGGTKKLREALEAAAKGHIEAKAKLDNSKRRQAALTGELKSVEGRLVGLNAQVGEVAAQSYRLGRLSTASALLNSASPQALLQRAAELDVMGQRDAKRLRELSEAKQAAAQAKAAIDNEVREQQKQLAALAKRKRDAERALATVSSGTSSGFSGGSRSASPAPRNSDGSWPSESCSVNDPTTDGCITPRTLHALQQAQAAGYKRYVSCFRSGGDGEHPKGRACDFAAATGGFENVSATGGDKAYGDSLANYFKNNASRLGVLYVIWYRQIWMPNTGWRSYSGSGSPAADHTNHVHLSMY, encoded by the coding sequence CTGCTCGCCGTCGTGGCGCTGCTGCTCGGCGCCGGCGCCGTGCCGGCCGCCGCCGAGCCGAACGAGGGCGGCACCAAGAAGCTCCGTGAGGCGTTGGAGGCCGCCGCCAAGGGCCACATCGAGGCCAAGGCGAAGCTGGACAACTCCAAGCGTCGCCAGGCCGCCCTGACCGGGGAGCTGAAGTCGGTCGAGGGGCGGCTGGTCGGGCTGAACGCCCAGGTCGGCGAGGTCGCCGCGCAGTCGTACCGGCTGGGTCGGTTGAGCACCGCCTCGGCGCTGCTCAACAGCGCCAGCCCGCAGGCACTGCTACAACGCGCCGCCGAGCTGGACGTGATGGGCCAGCGGGACGCCAAGCGGCTGCGCGAGCTGAGCGAGGCCAAGCAGGCCGCCGCGCAGGCCAAGGCGGCCATCGACAACGAGGTGCGCGAGCAGCAGAAGCAGCTCGCCGCGCTGGCCAAGCGGAAGCGGGACGCCGAGCGGGCGCTCGCCACGGTCAGCTCCGGCACGAGTTCCGGCTTCAGCGGCGGATCGCGGTCGGCGAGCCCGGCGCCGCGCAACTCGGACGGGTCCTGGCCGTCGGAGTCCTGCTCGGTCAACGACCCCACCACCGACGGCTGCATCACCCCCCGCACGCTGCACGCCCTCCAGCAGGCCCAGGCCGCCGGCTACAAGCGGTACGTCTCCTGCTTCCGCAGCGGCGGCGACGGTGAGCACCCCAAGGGCCGCGCCTGCGACTTCGCCGCCGCCACCGGCGGGTTCGAGAACGTCTCGGCCACCGGCGGGGACAAGGCGTACGGCGACAGCCTGGCCAACTACTTCAAGAACAACGCCAGCCGACTCGGCGTGCTCTACGTGATCTGGTACCGGCAGATCTGGATGCCGAACACCGGCTGGCGGTCGTACAGCGGCTCCGGGAGCCCGGCCGCCGACCACACAAACCATGTTCATCTTTCGATGTACTGA
- a CDS encoding fused MFS/spermidine synthase, translated as MSSSSSDVVVNPAPAGPTTARALPNGLAAFLVFLSSGAVLVLETVSLRLVGPYVGVTLQVTSSVIGIALAAIAYGAWTGGWLADRRDPRGLLAPALVLAGIATAITLPVVRYAGEVLRGGAASAILLLTALAVFVPAALLAAVTPLVVKLQLADLRRTGQVVGRLSGIGTLGGITATLVTGFVLVAALPSTVILIALAVLLGVTGLALGFHLRRQEGGGLPGAARTKTSLAVLGLLGAGLSAVAPNPCDVETAYHCARVADDPSRASGRVLYLNSAEHSYVDLADPTHLEYGYTQWIGAAADVVAPAGRPLDALHLGGGGFTMPRYLSATRPGTDNVVFEIDGELVELDRRLLGVRPGPGLRAVVGDARMLVGGEPTDSRDFVVGDAFGHLVVPWHLATREMAAEVRRVLRPGGMYVQNVIDYPPGRFIRSELATVAAEFRHVALVAPAAAIAGQQGANFLIVASDAPLPVDALTQRLGRLNAVPDLLAGGELAAFVDDALVLTDDYAPVDQLLATA; from the coding sequence GTGAGCAGCTCATCGTCCGACGTCGTGGTCAACCCGGCGCCCGCCGGTCCCACCACCGCCCGCGCGCTGCCCAACGGGCTCGCCGCGTTCCTGGTCTTCCTCTCCAGCGGTGCCGTGCTGGTGCTGGAGACGGTCTCGCTCCGCCTGGTCGGCCCGTACGTCGGGGTGACCCTCCAGGTCACCAGCTCGGTGATCGGCATCGCGTTGGCCGCCATCGCGTACGGGGCGTGGACGGGCGGTTGGCTGGCCGACCGGCGGGACCCGCGCGGCCTGCTGGCCCCGGCGCTGGTGCTGGCCGGCATCGCCACGGCGATCACCCTGCCGGTGGTCCGGTACGCCGGTGAGGTGCTGCGCGGCGGCGCGGCCAGCGCCATCCTGCTGCTCACCGCGCTCGCCGTCTTCGTCCCGGCGGCCCTGCTCGCGGCGGTCACCCCGCTGGTGGTGAAGCTGCAACTGGCCGACCTGCGCCGCACCGGGCAGGTGGTCGGGCGGCTCTCCGGCATCGGCACGCTGGGCGGCATCACCGCCACCCTGGTCACCGGCTTCGTGCTGGTGGCGGCGCTGCCCAGCACGGTCATCCTGATCGCGCTGGCGGTGCTGCTCGGGGTCACCGGCCTCGCGCTCGGGTTCCACCTGCGCCGGCAGGAGGGCGGCGGGCTGCCCGGCGCGGCCCGGACCAAGACCAGCCTCGCGGTGCTCGGACTGCTCGGGGCGGGGCTCAGCGCGGTCGCCCCGAACCCGTGCGACGTGGAGACCGCGTACCACTGCGCGCGGGTGGCCGACGACCCGTCGCGGGCCAGTGGGCGGGTGCTCTACCTCAACTCCGCCGAGCACTCGTACGTGGACCTGGCCGACCCCACCCACCTGGAGTACGGCTACACGCAGTGGATCGGCGCGGCGGCGGACGTGGTCGCGCCGGCGGGGCGGCCGCTGGACGCGCTGCACCTGGGCGGGGGCGGCTTCACCATGCCGCGCTACCTGAGCGCCACCCGCCCCGGCACCGACAATGTGGTCTTCGAGATCGACGGTGAGCTGGTCGAGCTGGACCGGCGGCTGCTGGGCGTACGGCCGGGGCCGGGGCTGCGCGCGGTGGTGGGTGACGCCCGGATGCTGGTCGGCGGCGAGCCCACCGACAGCCGCGACTTCGTGGTCGGGGACGCCTTCGGCCACCTGGTGGTGCCCTGGCACCTGGCCACCCGGGAGATGGCCGCCGAGGTCCGCCGGGTGCTCCGGCCCGGCGGGATGTACGTGCAGAACGTCATCGACTATCCGCCGGGCCGCTTCATCCGCAGTGAACTGGCCACGGTCGCCGCCGAGTTCCGCCACGTCGCGCTGGTCGCCCCGGCCGCCGCGATCGCCGGTCAGCAGGGTGCCAACTTCCTCATCGTCGCCTCGGACGCGCCGCTGCCGGTGGACGCGCTCACCCAGCGGCTGGGCCGCCTCAACGCGGTGCCGGACCTGCTGGCCGGCGGGGAGCTGGCCGCCTTCGTCGACGACGCGCTGGTCCTGACCGACGACTACGCGCCGGTGGACCAACTGCTCGCGACAGCCTGA
- a CDS encoding serine/threonine-protein kinase: MGGGIRNGAQLLGERYRLIEQLGAGGMSVVWRGYDEVLGRQVAVKVLASRLASDKAFRHRIRVEAQAAARLCHPNITNVYDYGESEQVGLTVPYVVMELVDGAPLTARLGRDGKLAWREAVTIAAEVTSALATAHARGVVHRDVTPGNVMLTPNGVKVVDFGISALVGESEKGPDGALLGTPAYLAPERLDNGQVSPATDVYAVGLLLYRMLTGRLPWRASTTTEMLRAHMYNDPEPMPEVPGLPDEVAELAQRCLAKCPEDRPATAELARTLAEAAGMIAAVPVSPAPGTLDPALLASAGTTILPWSADTDAIFSGRTRSRRVATRRRRVEAGVAAAGLVAVTAAMWGMTSKTPASGGIDQPTEARMGLEQPSTCDVEYALRSDSGKDFAAQLTLTNTGTRELRDWTMSFAFPGQQTLTAPGPTVRQEGRTVRVGPAAGRESLAPGASEKIALSGRYDGGNPLPLEFKIGENACGVRVSGVAGAMPPTAPATKAPPKATTKKPPAKTTVKSSGTGGSGTSKAKSGTSGKGKASGDTKGKGGR; this comes from the coding sequence ATGGGTGGTGGAATCCGGAACGGCGCGCAGCTGCTGGGTGAGCGGTACCGGTTGATCGAGCAGCTGGGCGCGGGTGGCATGTCCGTGGTGTGGCGTGGCTACGACGAGGTGCTCGGTCGGCAGGTCGCGGTGAAGGTGCTCGCTTCCCGGCTGGCCAGCGACAAGGCCTTCCGGCACCGGATCCGGGTCGAGGCCCAGGCCGCCGCGCGGCTCTGCCACCCCAACATCACCAACGTGTACGACTACGGCGAGTCCGAGCAGGTCGGCCTGACGGTGCCGTACGTCGTGATGGAGCTGGTCGACGGCGCCCCGCTGACCGCGCGGCTCGGCCGGGACGGGAAGTTGGCCTGGCGCGAGGCGGTCACCATCGCCGCCGAGGTCACCTCGGCGCTGGCCACCGCGCACGCCCGGGGCGTGGTCCACCGGGACGTCACCCCCGGCAACGTCATGCTGACCCCGAACGGGGTGAAGGTCGTCGACTTCGGCATCTCCGCGCTGGTGGGGGAGAGCGAGAAGGGCCCGGACGGCGCCCTGCTGGGCACCCCCGCCTACCTGGCGCCGGAGCGGCTGGACAACGGCCAGGTCTCGCCGGCCACCGACGTGTACGCCGTCGGGCTGCTGCTCTACCGGATGCTGACCGGCCGGCTGCCGTGGCGGGCCAGCACCACCACCGAGATGCTGCGGGCGCACATGTACAACGACCCGGAGCCGATGCCGGAGGTGCCGGGGCTGCCCGACGAGGTGGCCGAGCTGGCGCAGCGCTGCCTGGCCAAGTGCCCGGAGGACCGGCCGGCCACCGCCGAGCTGGCCCGTACCCTGGCCGAGGCGGCCGGGATGATCGCGGCCGTACCGGTCTCCCCGGCGCCCGGCACGCTCGACCCGGCGCTGCTGGCCAGCGCCGGCACCACGATCCTGCCCTGGTCGGCCGACACCGACGCGATCTTCTCCGGTCGGACCCGCAGCCGTCGGGTGGCGACCCGGCGGCGCCGGGTGGAGGCCGGGGTGGCCGCCGCCGGCCTGGTCGCGGTCACCGCGGCGATGTGGGGAATGACCTCCAAGACCCCGGCCAGCGGTGGGATCGACCAGCCCACCGAGGCGCGGATGGGCCTGGAGCAGCCGAGCACCTGCGACGTCGAGTACGCGCTGCGCAGCGACTCCGGCAAGGACTTCGCCGCCCAGCTCACCCTCACCAACACCGGTACTCGCGAGCTGCGGGACTGGACGATGAGCTTCGCCTTCCCCGGCCAGCAGACGCTCACCGCCCCCGGCCCGACGGTGCGGCAGGAGGGCCGGACGGTCCGGGTGGGCCCGGCCGCCGGTCGGGAGTCGTTGGCGCCGGGGGCCTCCGAGAAGATCGCGCTGTCCGGCCGGTACGACGGCGGCAACCCGCTGCCGCTGGAGTTCAAGATCGGCGAGAACGCCTGCGGCGTACGGGTCTCCGGGGTGGCCGGGGCGATGCCGCCCACCGCCCCGGCCACGAAGGCGCCGCCGAAGGCGACGACGAAGAAGCCGCCGGCGAAGACCACGGTCAAGTCCTCGGGCACCGGTGGGTCCGGCACGTCGAAGGCGAAGTCCGGCACCTCCGGAAAGGGCAAGGCGTCAGGTGACACCAAGGGAAAAGGCGGGAGGTAG
- a CDS encoding potassium channel family protein, which yields MSARGTSDGGIAVIGLGRFGCHLAGALTRLGHEVLAVDRSSEQVQRWAPYLERVVQADATEEDALRQLGLADFRRVVVAIGVSLDASVLTVLALTEIGVPQIWARATSDKHARILASVGAHHVIFPEAETGERVAHLIVSRMLDFIEFGDDFAIAKVPVPPSLVGRSLRDLTPERYGVLVVGAKLPEERFRYATADTVLSKGTVLIVEGTIGQVQQFANLG from the coding sequence TTGTCGGCTAGAGGAACGAGCGACGGTGGCATCGCCGTGATCGGGCTGGGCCGGTTCGGCTGTCACCTGGCCGGCGCGCTGACCCGACTGGGCCACGAGGTGCTCGCCGTTGACCGGAGCTCCGAACAGGTCCAACGCTGGGCGCCGTACCTGGAACGGGTGGTGCAGGCGGACGCGACCGAGGAGGACGCGCTGCGCCAACTGGGCCTGGCCGACTTCCGGCGGGTGGTGGTGGCGATCGGCGTGTCGCTGGACGCGAGCGTCCTCACCGTCCTGGCGCTGACCGAGATCGGCGTGCCGCAGATCTGGGCCCGGGCCACCTCGGACAAGCACGCGAGGATCCTCGCCTCGGTCGGCGCCCACCACGTGATCTTCCCCGAGGCGGAGACCGGGGAACGGGTGGCGCACCTGATCGTCAGCCGGATGCTCGACTTCATCGAGTTCGGCGACGACTTCGCCATCGCCAAGGTGCCGGTGCCGCCCTCCCTGGTCGGCCGGTCGCTGCGCGACCTGACCCCCGAGCGCTACGGCGTGCTGGTGGTCGGCGCGAAGCTCCCCGAGGAACGCTTCCGGTACGCCACCGCGGACACCGTGCTCAGCAAGGGCACCGTGTTGATCGTCGAGGGGACGATCGGTCAGGTGCAGCAGTTCGCCAACCTCGGCTGA
- a CDS encoding TrkH family potassium uptake protein: protein MRRFLRHPVRLVPLGFLVAIAIGTGLLMLPWATSEERNTPLVTALFTATSAVSVTGMAVNDTPNYWNGFGLAMITVLTQIGGLGILTGAALISLAVSRELGLRNRLLVQAETAEYGVGDVRWLLARIATTVVVTEALMTLVVSGRLWLTYGYRPGRALWFGTFHSIQAFNNGGFTLYSDGLLAFSRDPWVALPLAIGAIIGGLGFPALFEAARHWRRPARWAVATKLTIWGSVVLVAGGFLALLLAEWNNPRTIGTYDAPGKVLAAFTQITLSRTGGFDVINIEWLSEESYPLLIALMFIGGGSASTAGGIKVSTFFLLAFVIWAEVRGEPDVVVGRRRVVGASQRQALTVALLSVALVVIGTVGLILITEGVRFNESLFEVTSAFSTTGLSVGLTPKLPELGQYVLTVLMYIGRVGPLTLGSAIALNTRRRLYRYAKEQPIVG from the coding sequence GTGCGCCGGTTCCTTCGTCACCCCGTCCGGCTGGTGCCGCTCGGCTTCCTGGTGGCGATCGCGATCGGCACCGGCCTGCTGATGCTGCCCTGGGCGACCAGCGAGGAGCGCAACACCCCGCTGGTCACGGCGCTGTTCACCGCGACCTCCGCCGTGTCGGTCACCGGCATGGCCGTCAACGACACCCCGAACTACTGGAACGGGTTCGGGCTGGCGATGATCACCGTGCTCACCCAGATCGGTGGCCTGGGCATCCTCACCGGCGCGGCCCTGATCAGCCTCGCGGTGTCCAGGGAGCTCGGGCTGCGCAACCGGCTGCTGGTCCAGGCCGAGACGGCCGAGTACGGCGTCGGCGACGTCCGCTGGCTGCTGGCGCGCATCGCCACCACGGTGGTGGTCACCGAGGCGCTGATGACCCTGGTCGTCAGCGGGCGGCTCTGGTTGACCTACGGCTACCGGCCCGGCCGGGCGCTCTGGTTCGGCACCTTCCATTCGATCCAGGCCTTCAACAACGGAGGTTTCACGCTCTACTCCGACGGTCTGCTCGCCTTCTCCCGGGATCCCTGGGTGGCGCTGCCGCTGGCAATCGGCGCGATCATCGGTGGCCTCGGCTTTCCCGCCCTGTTCGAGGCGGCCCGGCACTGGCGCCGCCCGGCCCGCTGGGCGGTCGCCACCAAGCTGACCATCTGGGGCAGCGTGGTGCTGGTGGCGGGCGGCTTCCTCGCCCTGCTGCTCGCCGAGTGGAACAACCCTCGCACCATCGGCACGTACGACGCGCCCGGCAAGGTGCTCGCCGCGTTCACGCAGATCACCCTCAGCCGCACCGGCGGCTTCGACGTGATCAACATCGAGTGGCTGAGCGAGGAGAGCTATCCCCTGCTCATCGCCCTGATGTTCATCGGCGGTGGCAGCGCCAGCACCGCCGGGGGCATCAAGGTCTCCACGTTCTTCCTGCTCGCCTTCGTGATCTGGGCCGAGGTGCGCGGCGAGCCCGATGTCGTGGTGGGCCGGCGGCGGGTGGTCGGGGCGAGCCAGCGGCAGGCGCTCACGGTGGCGCTGCTCAGCGTCGCGCTGGTGGTCATCGGCACGGTCGGGCTGATCCTGATCACCGAAGGGGTCCGGTTCAACGAGTCGCTCTTCGAGGTGACCTCCGCCTTCAGCACCACCGGCCTGTCGGTGGGGCTCACCCCGAAACTGCCCGAGCTGGGCCAGTACGTGCTGACCGTCCTGATGTACATCGGCCGGGTCGGGCCACTCACCCTCGGTTCGGCGATCGCGTTGAACACCCGGCGCCGGCTGTACCGCTACGCGAAGGAGCAACCCATTGTCGGCTAG